CGCAGTTCCGAGGTGTTCTGGAAGGTGTGCATCGCCAGCTCGGAGTTGATCTGGTCCTCGCGCTTGGCAGCGATCAGCAGGATGGCACCCTGCAGCCCGGCGACCATCGACAGCATCAGGTTGAGCAGGATGTACGGGTACGGGTCGAAGCCGCCCTTCGCGCCTGCGGCGCCGATGTGGAGGACGGAGTTCACCGTCATCCAGACGCCCATGAACGCCAGGAACAGCAGCACGAAAGGCCACGAGCCCATGAGGTTGCGGACGTGGTCGGCCGCGCGCTCGCCGCGCGTGAGCTGATCGTGTCGCCGAACGCCGGGGTGAAGGTGCCAGCGCGTGGACCATGGCATGGTCGACTCCATCGTCGAGGTGAAGGTAAGTGAGCGAGGCAGAATCGTCGGGCAGACATGATTCAACCACCCTCGCGGCCCGAGGCCAAGCGTCGAGAGCAGCCCTACGGCGATCGCACCGCAATCACGCTGCGTGCGCCTGCCGCGTCGACACGCACGGCCGTCGGATACAATTCGCCCCATGCCGATCTACCAGTACCTCTGCCCCCACTGCAACCGCATCTACGACTTCCTCTCCCGCACCGTCACCCCTGCGCGCGACCCTGTCTGCCCGCGCTGCTCCTCGACCAACCTGACCAAGCAGGTCTCGCGCTTCGCCGTCGTCCGCGGCGGGCGCAGCGGCGAGGACGACGGCTTCGGCGATGACGGCGGCTTCGGCAGCGGACCCGATCCGCTCAGCGATCCGCACAACGCGGCCGAGATGGAACGCCTCATGGCGGACGCCGAGCACCTGGACGACAACAACCCGCGCGAGCTCGGCCGCTTCATGCGCCGGATGACGGAGCTGGCGGGCGAGCCCGTCGGCCCGGAGATGGACGAGGCGCTGCGCCGGCTCGAAGCGGGCGAGGATCCGGACCGGATCGAGGACGATATGGGGGACATCATGGGCGAGCTGCCGCCGGACGGCACGCACGACGGGCCGGCGGGGGATGCCGCGTACGTCGAGCCGCAGGCGGGCGCGTCAAGCGGTGATGGCGGCGATGGCGAGGTTGACGTCGCCTCCGCGGCCGGCGGGACGGTCAAGCGGGGGCGGCCGGTGAAGGATCGGGGGCTGTACGAGCTGTAGGCCGGCGGCTCGGATCGGTGGACATGGATGGCGATCACACCGGATCGACGGGCGCCCCACGTTCCAACGGGTCGAACGCGCGATTCAACGGGATCAGAAGGACCCATCAACGGCATCAAACCGTCCATCCAACGCCGTTAAGTTCAACCGTCACCTCCTTCGTCAACGCCCAACGCGCACCAAGCAACGCTCGACGCGTACCGAACGCGGAAGCCGGCCGACGCGTCCTCGCCATCGGCCGGCTTCCGCCCGCGCGTTGACGTGCTACTTCAGCACGCCGCGCTCCAGTGCGCTGTTGACCAGTTCGACGAACCCCTGCCGATACCCCGCGCCGTCCGCCCCTCGCCCGGCCGCCGCCATGTCGCCCACCATCGCCCAATCCGCGCTGCCCTTGAACGGCGAGTCGCGCAGCAGCATGCCGAACGCGGCGACGGCGGCGGCGAAGCGCAGTTCGGTCGTCGCATCGGCCATCGCCTGGCCGCCGTCGATGACCGGGACGGCCATGCGGGCGCTCGCCGCGCCGTCCGGCTGCTTGTAGCGCAGCTTGACGACGAGCAGCTCGCCCGCCGCGCCCGGATCCGCCGCGGCACCCTGGTAGCGAAGCGGGTCGATCTCGGGCGTCGGCGTCGGTGTGACGGCCGGGTCGGGCGTCGCCGTCGGCGGCATCAAGCCGGCGAGAGCGGGGTCCCACGTGGCGGAGGGCTCGGGCGTCGGCGACGCAACCGCCGTCGGGACGGCGCCGCCGGCCGGGACGACCTCGTACAGTGCCGTCATGCTGTGACCGGCCCCCATCTCGCCGCCGTCCTTCGCATCGTCGTTGAAGTCCTCGGCCGCCAGCAGCCGGTTCTCGTAGCCCAGCAGGCGGTAGCCGGCCACCGTCGCCGGGTTGAACTCGACTTGCAGCTTCACATCCTTGGCGATCGTCACCAGCGTCCCTCCCAGCTCCTCGACGAACACCTTGCGTGCCTCGGCCGGCGTGTCGATGTAGGCGTGCTGTCCGTTGCCCCGGCCGGCGAGCGCCTCCAGCATGTCGTCGCGGACGTTGCCCGTCCCGAAGCCGAGGACGGTCAGGAAGACCGGCTTGTCCGCGCCGCCCTCCTTCGCCCGCGTTTCGACGAGCCGCTTGAGCTGCTCGGGATCGTCGACGCCGACGTTGAAGTCGCCGTCCGTGGCGAGGATGATCCGGTTCACGCCCCCGTCGATATAGGCCGAAGCGGCGACGTCGTACGCCAGCGCGATCCCATCGCCGCCCGCCGTAGAGCCGCCGGCCTCCAGCCCCTCGATCGCCGCGGCGATGGCGGCGCGGTCGTGGCCGGCCGTCGGCGGCAGCACGAGGCCCGAGCTGCCGGCGTAGACCACGATCGACACCCGGTCGTTCTCCTTCAGCTGGTCGATCAGCAGCCGCAGCGCGAGCTTGACCAGCGGTAGCTTGTTCTCGACCTGCATCGAGCCCGAGACGTCGAGGAGGAACACCAGATTGGCCGCCGGCCGCGCGTCGTTGTCGATCGCCCGCCCCTTGATCCCGATCCGCACGAGGCGGTGATCCGGCGCCCACGGCGCTTCGGCGGACTCGATGTGCACCGCGAACGGGTCGTCGCCGCTGGGCGGCGGATCGTCGAAGCGGAACGCGTTCAGGAGTTCCTCGACCCGCACCGCGTCACGCGGCGGCCGGTCGCCGGCCGTCAGGAAGCGACGCACGTTGGCGTACGAAGCGGAGTCGACGTCGAGCGCGAACGTGGACAGCGGCGCGCCGGCGGCACCGAGGAACGGGTTGTCGTAGATCGGCGCGTAGCGCTCGCCCGACGGGTCGTCCTCCTGGGCGGCCCGCCCACCCATCGGCAGCCGAAGCGGCAGCTCGCCCATGTGCGTCGCCGGCGCGCCGCCGTTGCCGTAGCGGGCGGGGGCAAGGTCGGGGAACAGGCCGTTCACCGTCGCAGATCCGCCGCCACCAAACATGGCGACCGGTGCCGGCGCCATCGCACCGCCCGTTCGCGGCGCCAGCGGCACGGGCGTCGAACGGAGGAGCGCGGCGAGGGCCGTCACGGTCACTTGGAGCGGTGGAGCGACGACCGGCGTCGGTACGGCGGACGGCGTGTCGGGTGCGGCCGCGATGACCGGAGGCGTCGGCGCGGCGGCGGCGGCGGTCGGTGAGGACGGGGGTGCGGGCGGCAGCGTCGGCGCGCTGCGGCAAGCGGCGGCGGCGGCGATGACGGCGGCGGCGGCAACGACGGCGGACAGGACGGAAGGGGACAGGACCGGAATCGTGGACATCGGCCGGGACATTGAAGCCTCCTCGCGCTCGGCCATGGATCAGGGCCCCATGATGTGCGAGGATTCCGTGCAATTGGTGGGCCATTGACCGCCGCGCGACCGCTGATTGCCCGACGCTGGGGCTTGGCTCCCCCGCGCGAACGGCGCCTACGGCCCAGTGTTCGTTCGCACGCCCCGAGGCGATCTGCCTACGGCACGAACGCCACCGGCAACACCACCCACCCTCGTCCCGGCACAGGCACCGTCGGCACGGCGGCCGTGGGGCGCGGTCCCGGACCGGGCGTCGCTCCGCCGCGTTCCCCTTCGATCAGGTCCCACAGATCGCACTTCGCCGCGCGCCATCCGGCCGTCATCGCCTGCTTGGCGCCCAGCAGCATGCCGTTGTCGGCAGCTGGGTCGTACCGCGTCCACGCGACCGGGTCGTCGGCTGCTTCCCCCGCCGCTGCTGCCGCACCGGCCCCGGTTCCTGGCTCATCCAGTGCCGCGACCCGCGCCCAGTAACCCTGCATCGCCGCCGCCAGTTGACGCGCCTCGGGCGTGAGCGCGGCGCCGAGCGGGCTGGAGAAATCGGCGAAGAGGAACGGGATCTCCGCGCCGTGATGGCTGCCGAGGTCGCGCTGGCGCGCGAGGGCTGTGACGAACGCGTAATGGTAGAGCCACGTGGGGTGGCCGATCGCGGCGCGCGCACGGGCGACGCGGCGGGTCGGGCAGACGAAGCCGGCGTCGCCGGTGACGTCGGCGAGGGCAAGCCACGGCGCGTCGTACATGGCGACCGGGTACAGGGCGAGCACGGCGGGTGCGCTCGCACGATAGAGACTGCGCACCGTCGCTTCGTAGCCCGCCGCGGTCAGCGTCGCTTTGAACGGCAGCGCGAAGACCGTGCCCTCGTCGGCATTCGCGCCGAGGACGAAGGGCACGCGGCTCGCCGGGCCGTCTCCACGGGCGAGGGCCTGCATGGGCGGCTCGGGCAGGGCGTGACCGTCGATGACGAGGTCGTAGGTTTCGGCGCCCGGGTTCAGGATGCCGATCTCGCCCGGCAGCGCCGCGAGCACGGCGGCTGTGGGCAGCGCGCGCAGGCACGCGCCGACGTCCGGTGCGGCTGCGCATCCGGCAGCCGCGGCGAAGCGCCCGCCTTGGTCGGTGGCCGGCGGCAGCGGACCCGCACCGTCGAGGCGGCGAAGCGCATCGCGGCAGGCGCCGCTCTGCATGATCGCCCCGTGGAACAGGCCGGCCGCCAGGGGCGATGCGAGCAGCGCGCAGACGCTGACACCGCCGGCCGACTCGCCGAAGATCAGCACCCGTTCCGGGTCACCACCGAACGCCGCGATGTTGTCCTGCACCCAGTGCAGCGCCTGGATCTGATCGAGCAGCCCATAGTTGCCGGCGCCGGGCGCCGAGTTCGGTTGGTCGATGAAGGCCGGGTGGGCCAGATAGCCGAGCGCCCCGAGGCGGTAGTTGGCCGTCACGACGACGACGTTGCCGTTCGTCGCCAAGCCCTTGCCGTCGTACAGCGGATCGACGGCCGATCCCTGAACCAGGCCGCCGCCGTGGAACCAGACCATCACGGGCCGCCGGGTCGTGCCGTCGCCGCGGTCCGGTCGCCAGATGTTGAGCTGGAGGCAGTCCTCATCCCACGCGGGCGGCGGCGCATCCGGCCGCAACGCCGAGCCGCCCGTCTGCGGGCACGCCTTTCCGATCGTCGTCGCGTCCAGCTCCAACGCCCGCAATGCCGGCGGCTGGGGCGAACGCCAGCGCAGGGCGCCGGTGGGCGCCTGCGCGAACGGGACGTTCTTCCAAGCGATCGCCATCCCGTCGAACGCGCCGCGGACCGCACCCTCTGTCGTGAGCGCGACGAGCGGACTGTCGAACTGTGCGCCCACCGGCGGGCGTGGGGACATCACTGCGCCGGACGCAGCCACGGCACCCACGGCGATCGCGACGGCCACGGATCGACGGGCGAAGTGCGTCGGGCGAATGCGTGCGGGCATGGCGGGTCCTCCGAAGGGTTGGATCGCTTCTTCGGCTAGAATAGCGCCTCCGGCGGCGGGCGATCCATATGCCCCGCCGCTGTTCGCGTCCCCGAGGTCCTCCATGAGCCGCGTCCGCTTGCAGAAGGCCGAAGCGATCGTCCTCAAGCGCCACGATTACGGCGAGGCGGACCGGATCCTCACGGTCTACACCCGGCAGCAGGGCAAGATCACGGTCATCGCCAAGGGCGTCCGGCGGATCGCCAGCCGGAAAGCCGGGCACGTCGAACTCTTCACGCACGCCCAGATGATGCTGGCCGAGGGCCGCAACATGGACGTGCTGACCCAGGCCGAGATGATCGAAGCCTTCCCCCGCCTGCGCGACGATCTCGTGCGGATGACCTACGCCTACCACATCGCCGAGCTCGTCGACCGCTTCGAACAGGACGGTCACCCCAGCCCTCAGACGTTCCAACTGCTGCGCGATTCCCTGGCCGCGCTCGGCGATGCCGACGACCCGTTCGTCGTGGCGCGCTACTTCGAATTGCGCTACCTGAGCCTGATCGGCTACCGCCCGCACCTCTTCGAGTGCGCGCAGTGCGCAACGTCCCTCGAACCGGGCGCCGCCGTATTCAGTCCAGAGGCCGGCGGCGTCGTCTGTCCGGCATGCGCCCGGGCGGTGTCGGACGGACTGCGGATCGACGATGCCGCGTTCCGCGTCCTGCGCTTTCTCCAAACGCGTGAGATCGGCTTGATCCTCCACCTCGTGCTCCAGTCCGGCACGCGCGGCCAGGTGGAGCAGGCATTGCACGGCTTCGTGCGCCACCATCTCGAGCGCGAGCTGCGCAGCGTCGAGTTCCTGAACGGCCTGCGGCGCGTCGCACGCACCGTCGACCTCGCACCCTCGGCGCGCGCCCGGCCCGACACCGTCGGCATCGACGCTGGCGCCGATCGATCTTCAGATCCCGTGAGCGATCCTATGAGAGATCCCATGAGCGACCCTGTGCCCGATCCCGCGAACGACCCCGTGAGAACCGCCGAATGACCACACCCGTCGCATCGACCTTCCAGGACCTCGTCCGCCGCCTGACCGACTACTGGGCCAGCCAGGGATGCCTGGTGTGGCAACCCCACAACGCCGAGGTCGGCGCCGGGACGATGAACCCGGCGACCTACCTCTTCGTCCTTGGCCCGGAGCCATGGAACGTCGTCTACCTCGAGCCGAGCGTCCGTCCCGACGATGCCCGCTATGGGGAGAACCCGAACCGCGTCGGGCGGCACCATCAGCTGCAGGTGATCCTCAAGCCAGATCCCGGCGACCCCCAACAGCTCTACCTCGACAGCCTGACCGCGATCGGTATCGACCTGACGAAGCACGACGTTCGGTTCGTCGAGGACAACTGGGAGTCGCCGGCTCTCGGCGCCTGGGGCCTCGGCTGGGAGGTCTGGCTGGACGGCCTCGAGATCACGCAGTTCACGTACTTCCAGCAGGCCGGCTCGATCGACCTCGAGCCGAACAGCGTCGAGATCACGTACGGCCTCGAGCGGATCGCGATGGCGCTGCAGGACGTGGCGCACTTCAAAGACCTGCGCTGGAACGAGCACACCACGTTCGGCCAGCTCGTGATGGACTACGAACAACAGACCAGCCGCTACTACTTCGAGCTGGCCGATGTGGATCGCCTGCGCCAGATGTACGAGCTATATGACGCCGAGGCACGCGCCGCCCTTGACGCCGACCTCGTCCGTGTCGCCCATGACTACACGCTGAAGTGCAGCCACATCTTCAACGTCCTGGACGCCCGCGGCACGATCGGCGTCACCGAGCGCGCGCGCTACTTCGGGCGGATGCGCGAACTGGCACGGCTCACGGCCCACCATTGGGTGGCTCAACGACGGGAACTCGAGCACCCACTTCTCCACGGGGCAACGGCCGCCTGGGTCGCCGGTGCGGCCGGTGCGGCCGGCGAGCCGACTGCGACACCGCCTTCATCATCCGCGGCCGCGACACCTCCAACGGAATCGGCCGACTTCGTCCTCGAGGTCGGCGTCGAGGAGCTCCCGCCCGCCGATCTGACGAGCGCGCTGCAGGCCCTGGCGGAGCGCATCCCACCGCTATTGGCCGACCTTCGGCTGACCGCCGACGAGGTCGTCGTTGAAGGGACCCCCCGGCGGCTCATCGTGACGGTGCGCGCGCTCGCAGCGAACCAGACCGCACTCGAAGAGTACGTCGTCGGTCCACCCGCCGCGGCTGCCTTCACGCCGGACGGTCGCCCGACACCGGCCGCCGAGGGTTTCGCGCGCAAGCTCGGCGTGGACGTCACCGCCCTGGAGACCGTCGAGCGCGGCGGTGAGCTGCGGGCGGCCGCGGTCCGTCGCGAGACAGGGCGTGCGGCCAGCGACGTGCTGGCGGAGGCGCTGCCCGCGGTGCTCGGCGGCCTGCCGTTTGCCCGCGGGATGCGCTGGAACGCCTCCCGTCAACCGTTTTCCCGCCCGGTGCGTTGGATCGTCGCGCTTCACGGCAACCACGTCGTGCCGCTCACGTTCGCCGGCCTGGTTGCCGACCGCACAACGCACGGCATCCGCCCCAGCGGATCGCCGCCAATCGCGCTGGCATCCGCCGAGGACCACCGCAAGCTCATGCGGACGCTCGGCGTTCTGACATCGCCCGCGGCGCGGCGCGACGAGATCCACCGGCAGGTAGCCGCGGCCGCGGCCACCACGGGAGGTCACGTCCCGGACGATCAGGGCCTGCTGGACGAGGTCGCCGGCTTGGTCGAGCAGCCGCGCGCGTTCGTCGGTCGGTTCGACGACGCCTACCTGTCGCTGCCCGATGTCCTCCTCGTCACCGTC
Above is a window of Candidatus Avedoeria danica DNA encoding:
- a CDS encoding VWA domain-containing protein; translation: MSRPMSTIPVLSPSVLSAVVAAAAVIAAAAACRSAPTLPPAPPSSPTAAAAAPTPPVIAAAPDTPSAVPTPVVAPPLQVTVTALAALLRSTPVPLAPRTGGAMAPAPVAMFGGGGSATVNGLFPDLAPARYGNGGAPATHMGELPLRLPMGGRAAQEDDPSGERYAPIYDNPFLGAAGAPLSTFALDVDSASYANVRRFLTAGDRPPRDAVRVEELLNAFRFDDPPPSGDDPFAVHIESAEAPWAPDHRLVRIGIKGRAIDNDARPAANLVFLLDVSGSMQVENKLPLVKLALRLLIDQLKENDRVSIVVYAGSSGLVLPPTAGHDRAAIAAAIEGLEAGGSTAGGDGIALAYDVAASAYIDGGVNRIILATDGDFNVGVDDPEQLKRLVETRAKEGGADKPVFLTVLGFGTGNVRDDMLEALAGRGNGQHAYIDTPAEARKVFVEELGGTLVTIAKDVKLQVEFNPATVAGYRLLGYENRLLAAEDFNDDAKDGGEMGAGHSMTALYEVVPAGGAVPTAVASPTPEPSATWDPALAGLMPPTATPDPAVTPTPTPEIDPLRYQGAAADPGAAGELLVVKLRYKQPDGAASARMAVPVIDGGQAMADATTELRFAAAVAAFGMLLRDSPFKGSADWAMVGDMAAAGRGADGAGYRQGFVELVNSALERGVLK
- a CDS encoding zinc ribbon domain-containing protein translates to MPIYQYLCPHCNRIYDFLSRTVTPARDPVCPRCSSTNLTKQVSRFAVVRGGRSGEDDGFGDDGGFGSGPDPLSDPHNAAEMERLMADAEHLDDNNPRELGRFMRRMTELAGEPVGPEMDEALRRLEAGEDPDRIEDDMGDIMGELPPDGTHDGPAGDAAYVEPQAGASSGDGGDGEVDVASAAGGTVKRGRPVKDRGLYEL
- the recO gene encoding DNA repair protein RecO, translated to MSRVRLQKAEAIVLKRHDYGEADRILTVYTRQQGKITVIAKGVRRIASRKAGHVELFTHAQMMLAEGRNMDVLTQAEMIEAFPRLRDDLVRMTYAYHIAELVDRFEQDGHPSPQTFQLLRDSLAALGDADDPFVVARYFELRYLSLIGYRPHLFECAQCATSLEPGAAVFSPEAGGVVCPACARAVSDGLRIDDAAFRVLRFLQTREIGLILHLVLQSGTRGQVEQALHGFVRHHLERELRSVEFLNGLRRVARTVDLAPSARARPDTVGIDAGADRSSDPVSDPMRDPMSDPVPDPANDPVRTAE
- a CDS encoding glycine--tRNA ligase subunit beta; the encoded protein is MTTPVASTFQDLVRRLTDYWASQGCLVWQPHNAEVGAGTMNPATYLFVLGPEPWNVVYLEPSVRPDDARYGENPNRVGRHHQLQVILKPDPGDPQQLYLDSLTAIGIDLTKHDVRFVEDNWESPALGAWGLGWEVWLDGLEITQFTYFQQAGSIDLEPNSVEITYGLERIAMALQDVAHFKDLRWNEHTTFGQLVMDYEQQTSRYYFELADVDRLRQMYELYDAEARAALDADLVRVAHDYTLKCSHIFNVLDARGTIGVTERARYFGRMRELARLTAHHWVAQRRELEHPLLHGATAAWVAGAAGAAGEPTATPPSSSAAATPPTESADFVLEVGVEELPPADLTSALQALAERIPPLLADLRLTADEVVVEGTPRRLIVTVRALAANQTALEEYVVGPPAAAAFTPDGRPTPAAEGFARKLGVDVTALETVERGGELRAAAVRRETGRAASDVLAEALPAVLGGLPFARGMRWNASRQPFSRPVRWIVALHGNHVVPLTFAGLVADRTTHGIRPSGSPPIALASAEDHRKLMRTLGVLTSPAARRDEIHRQVAAAAATTGGHVPDDQGLLDEVAGLVEQPRAFVGRFDDAYLSLPDVLLVTVMRKHQRYFPVRAADGRLLPAFIAVANGAGIDEAAVRHGNEAVLRARFADAAYFWAQDRKHALDTFTPKLSGLMFQSELGSMLDKVERLERLMPALAAFLDVGDDDLATSRRAAALSKSDLVTSMVTDFTSLQGAMGREYARLSGESEAVATAIYEHYLPRGGGDGLPTTPAGTLLAVADRLDSLIGLFAVGLKPTGAQDPYGLRRAALGIMRLLSEGVLSFADTRHSVATLIDEVAALLPVPATPAVKDDVAAFIATRFEVQLRDRGHAPDAVSAVLAVLATRPKQAVAVVRHLELQIADPGWSTTLTAYARCARIVRGRDTAERLPTIEEAAAQLNSPPERALIEAIRAAGKVDDDDADGIFRALSALAAPVTAFFEGVLVMDEDPEVRAARLAVVRWVADLPRHVADLSKIEGF
- a CDS encoding carboxylesterase family protein, with the protein product MPARIRPTHFARRSVAVAIAVGAVAASGAVMSPRPPVGAQFDSPLVALTTEGAVRGAFDGMAIAWKNVPFAQAPTGALRWRSPQPPALRALELDATTIGKACPQTGGSALRPDAPPPAWDEDCLQLNIWRPDRGDGTTRRPVMVWFHGGGLVQGSAVDPLYDGKGLATNGNVVVVTANYRLGALGYLAHPAFIDQPNSAPGAGNYGLLDQIQALHWVQDNIAAFGGDPERVLIFGESAGGVSVCALLASPLAAGLFHGAIMQSGACRDALRRLDGAGPLPPATDQGGRFAAAAGCAAAPDVGACLRALPTAAVLAALPGEIGILNPGAETYDLVIDGHALPEPPMQALARGDGPASRVPFVLGANADEGTVFALPFKATLTAAGYEATVRSLYRASAPAVLALYPVAMYDAPWLALADVTGDAGFVCPTRRVARARAAIGHPTWLYHYAFVTALARQRDLGSHHGAEIPFLFADFSSPLGAALTPEARQLAAAMQGYWARVAALDEPGTGAGAAAAAGEAADDPVAWTRYDPAADNGMLLGAKQAMTAGWRAAKCDLWDLIEGERGGATPGPGPRPTAAVPTVPVPGRGWVVLPVAFVP
- a CDS encoding DUF1003 domain-containing protein, which codes for MGSWPFVLLFLAFMGVWMTVNSVLHIGAAGAKGGFDPYPYILLNLMLSMVAGLQGAILLIAAKREDQINSELAMHTFQNTSELRTLLEKNTELTIAVERLTNEVHATICATGGGGRTT